A stretch of DNA from Deltaproteobacteria bacterium GWC2_65_14:
GAATCGCTGGCCGACGTGAACGACTCCCTCCTGGAGAAGTACCTTTCCGGCGCCGGGATCGAGGTCGCCGAGCTTGCGGGGGCGATCCGGCAGGCGACGATCGGGCTCAGGATCATCCCGGTGCTGTGCGGGACCGCCTTCCGGAACAAGGGAATCCAGCCGCTGCTGGACGCCGTGATCGATTATCTCCCCTCCCCGCTGGACATCCCCCCCGTCGAGGGGATCGACCCGAGGGATGATTCGGTCGTCCTCCGGAAGCCGTCGGACGACGAATTCTTTTCGGCCCTGGCCTTCAAGATCATGACCGACCCCTACGTCGGGCAGCTCACCTTCCTCCGCATCTATTCCGGATCCCTGAACTCGGGCGACCAGGCCTACAACCCCACCCGCCAGAAGAAGGAGCGGATCGGGCGGCTTCTGAAGATGCACGCGAACAAGCGGGAGGAGATCAAGTCGGTGTACGCGGGGGACATCGTCGCTTGTGTGGGGCTGAAGAACGCCTACACGGGGGATACCCTCTGCGCCCCGGACCACGAGATCGTCCTGGAGTCGATCACCGCCCCCGAGCCGGTCATCGCGATCGCGATCGAGCCGAAGACGAAGGCGGACCAGGAGAAGCTCGGCATCTCCCTCCAGAAGCTGGCGACGGAGGATCCCTCCTTCCGGGTGAAGGTCGACGAGGAGACCGGGCAGACGCTGATCTCGGGGATGGGCGAGCTCCATCTCGAGATCATCGTCGACCGCATGATGCGGGAGTTCAAGGTCGAGGCGAACGTCGGGCGGCCGCAGGTGGCCTACCGGGAAACGGTGACCCGGAGCGCGAAGCGGGAGGGCCGCTACATCCGGCAGACCGGCGGGCGGGGGCAGTTCGGGCACGTGTGGATCACCGTGGAGCCGAACGAACAGGGCCTGGGTCTCGAATTCGTGAACAAGATCGTGGGAGGGACCGTCCCCCGGGAGTATGTCCCGGCCGTGGAGAAGGGGGTCCGCGAGGCGTCGGAAAACGGCGGTGTCGCCGGATACCCGGTCGTGGACGTCAAGGTGACCCTCGTCGACGGATCGTACCACGAGGTGGATTCCTCGGAGATGGCGTTCAAGATCGCCGGCTCGATGGCCTTCAAGTCCGCCTGCGCCGACGCCGCTCCCGTGCTCCTGGAGCCGGTCATGGCGGTGGAGGTCGTCTCCCCCGATGAGTACATGGGAGACGTGATCGGCGACCTGAGTGCGAGAAGGGGACGGATCCAGAAGATCGGGTCCCGCGGGAAAACCCAGGTGATCGCCGCCCACGTCCCGCTCGCGGAGATGTTCGGATATGCCACCGACCTGCGCTCGAAGACGCAGGGGAGGGCCACATACACCATGCAGTTCGAC
This window harbors:
- a CDS encoding translation elongation factor G, which codes for MARAIALEKTRNIGIMAHIDAGKTTTTERILYYTGVSHKMGEVHEGTATMDWMEQEQERGITITSAATTCSWREHRVNIIDTPGHVDFTIEVERSLRVLDGVVAVFCAVGGVEPQSETVWRQADKYRVPRLALVNKMDRTGADFERVIRMMRERLGANPVPVQLPLGSEEQFRGILDLVGMRALVWDEDILGAKYRVEPIPEEYREQVDAARERLLESLADVNDSLLEKYLSGAGIEVAELAGAIRQATIGLRIIPVLCGTAFRNKGIQPLLDAVIDYLPSPLDIPPVEGIDPRDDSVVLRKPSDDEFFSALAFKIMTDPYVGQLTFLRIYSGSLNSGDQAYNPTRQKKERIGRLLKMHANKREEIKSVYAGDIVACVGLKNAYTGDTLCAPDHEIVLESITAPEPVIAIAIEPKTKADQEKLGISLQKLATEDPSFRVKVDEETGQTLISGMGELHLEIIVDRMMREFKVEANVGRPQVAYRETVTRSAKREGRYIRQTGGRGQFGHVWITVEPNEQGLGLEFVNKIVGGTVPREYVPAVEKGVREASENGGVAGYPVVDVKVTLVDGSYHEVDSSEMAFKIAGSMAFKSACADAAPVLLEPVMAVEVVSPDEYMGDVIGDLSARRGRIQKIGSRGKTQVIAAHVPLAEMFGYATDLRSKTQGRATYTMQFDHYEPAPVSVSEEVVAKVKGA